In Flavobacteriales bacterium, the following are encoded in one genomic region:
- a CDS encoding DNA cytosine methyltransferase, with protein MKKPLTYISLFSSAGVGCYGFKQNGFECIATNELLAKRLKIQAFNNKCRYESGYISGDISKSDVKQQLLAELELWKTKHKISAPDVLIATPPCQGMSVANHKKNDEKSRNSLVVESIKLTNNILPKFFVFENVRAFLTTTCTDVDGVDKPIQEAIRENLGGTYNILSKIVNFKEYGANSSRTRTLVIGVRKDILNITPYDIFPKKQKSKTLRELIGDLPSLTKMGEISEDIYHSYRAFDLRMLPWIENLNEGQSAFENVEPTRIPHRVINGEVVYNKSKNGNKYARWYWDKEGPCVHTRNDILASQNTVHPSDNRVFSIRELMRMLSIPESFEWSDIKAATLNEMTELDKTAFLKKEELNIRHCLGEAVPTGVFKSIASNIKQVSKYQSLSIAQINALEAKYELNQTEHIIAFIESNFKKYSLDNIFLIAEHSNSERLNTSAYFTRKDIAYSVIKDLPQLKKKKKIRILEPSVGVGNFIPLLFQKYEDKEEVILDVCDIDRNSLQILKTILAKVKVPRNFKINYKHTDFLDWNCKVKYDIVVGNPPYGKVTKNKALLENYKQGAYNTNTNNIFSFFIEKSLRLGGVVSLVVPKSLLNAPEFGKTRELLKKHDLQKICDYGEKAFKGVKIETISFLCASSASDSDTITIESYIQQTYQEQSKSYLLSDEFPYWLIYRNDQFDEVVAKMQLNIFNSFRDRQITKSLTQSKGKVRVLKSRNIGNNEIKAIEGYDCYVDEIEEFAVSKFYNESGIVMVPNLTYYPRASFLPKNAIADGSVALLTLKNGSRLPTQKDLEFYSTKEFEDYYRVARNFGTRSLNIDNNSVFFFGLLK; from the coding sequence ATGAAAAAACCATTAACATACATAAGTCTGTTTAGCAGTGCAGGAGTAGGATGCTATGGTTTTAAACAAAATGGTTTTGAATGTATCGCAACGAATGAGTTGTTGGCAAAACGACTTAAAATTCAGGCTTTTAATAATAAGTGTCGATACGAAAGTGGTTACATAAGTGGAGATATTTCTAAAAGCGATGTTAAACAGCAGCTTTTAGCCGAATTAGAACTTTGGAAAACCAAACATAAAATTAGTGCACCAGATGTTTTAATTGCAACTCCTCCATGTCAGGGAATGTCTGTTGCCAACCATAAAAAAAATGATGAAAAGTCGAGAAACTCATTGGTGGTTGAATCGATTAAATTGACCAATAATATACTGCCGAAATTTTTTGTTTTTGAGAATGTTAGGGCATTTTTAACAACAACATGTACAGATGTAGACGGTGTTGATAAACCAATTCAGGAAGCTATTAGGGAGAACCTAGGTGGAACCTATAATATTCTTTCAAAAATAGTTAACTTCAAGGAATATGGAGCCAATTCAAGTAGGACTAGAACATTGGTGATTGGGGTAAGAAAGGATATTCTTAACATTACTCCTTATGATATTTTTCCTAAGAAACAAAAGTCAAAAACATTAAGGGAGTTGATAGGAGATTTACCGTCATTAACGAAAATGGGAGAGATTTCTGAGGATATTTATCATTCGTACAGAGCGTTTGATTTAAGGATGTTGCCTTGGATTGAAAACCTTAATGAGGGACAGTCGGCTTTCGAAAATGTTGAGCCAACTCGTATCCCCCATCGAGTAATTAATGGGGAGGTTGTATATAATAAAAGTAAAAACGGGAATAAGTATGCTCGTTGGTATTGGGATAAAGAAGGCCCTTGTGTACATACTAGAAACGATATTTTAGCAAGCCAAAACACCGTGCATCCGTCAGATAATAGAGTGTTTTCTATTAGAGAGTTAATGAGAATGCTGTCCATTCCAGAGTCATTTGAATGGTCTGACATTAAAGCAGCGACTCTTAATGAAATGACGGAGTTGGATAAAACAGCATTCTTAAAAAAAGAAGAATTGAATATTAGACATTGCTTAGGAGAAGCCGTACCTACAGGAGTTTTTAAAAGTATAGCTTCCAATATTAAGCAAGTAAGTAAGTATCAAAGTCTGTCGATTGCTCAAATTAATGCGCTAGAAGCAAAATATGAGCTCAATCAAACAGAGCATATCATTGCGTTCATTGAATCGAACTTTAAAAAATATTCTTTAGACAATATTTTCCTTATTGCAGAGCATTCCAATTCTGAAAGACTAAACACCAGTGCCTACTTTACAAGAAAAGACATTGCATACTCGGTTATTAAAGATTTGCCTCAACTTAAAAAGAAAAAGAAAATTAGAATTCTAGAACCATCTGTTGGTGTTGGTAATTTTATTCCGTTGTTGTTTCAAAAATATGAAGATAAAGAGGAGGTCATTCTTGATGTTTGTGACATTGATCGTAATTCTTTACAGATTCTAAAAACAATTCTAGCTAAAGTTAAAGTTCCTAGAAATTTTAAAATTAACTATAAACATACCGATTTCTTGGATTGGAATTGTAAGGTGAAATATGACATTGTAGTAGGAAATCCTCCTTATGGTAAGGTAACCAAAAATAAAGCATTACTAGAAAATTATAAACAGGGGGCTTACAATACCAATACTAATAATATTTTTTCTTTCTTTATTGAAAAATCATTGCGTTTAGGAGGCGTGGTGTCTTTAGTTGTACCAAAGAGCTTGTTAAATGCACCAGAGTTTGGTAAAACGAGAGAACTTTTAAAAAAGCATGATTTACAGAAAATATGTGATTATGGAGAAAAAGCATTTAAAGGAGTAAAGATAGAAACAATCAGCTTTTTATGTGCTTCTTCAGCTTCCGATAGCGATACTATTACCATAGAAAGTTATATTCAACAGACCTACCAAGAACAAAGTAAAAGTTATTTGTTGTCTGATGAATTTCCTTATTGGTTGATCTATAGAAATGATCAGTTTGATGAGGTTGTTGCTAAAATGCAACTCAATATTTTTAACAGTTTCAGAGATCGCCAAATAACGAAATCTCTGACCCAATCTAAAGGGAAAGTTAGGGTGTTAAAATCAAGAAATATTGGGAATAATGAGATTAAGGCAATTGAGGGGTATGATTGTTATGTGGATGAAATTGAAGAATTTGCAGTTTCAAAGTTTTACAATGAATCAGGAATCGTAATGGTTCCGAATTTAACTTATTATCCCAGAGCGAGCTTTTTACCCAAAAATGCCATAGCAGACGGTTCTGTAGCTTTGTTGACCTTGAAAAATGGAAGTCGCTTACCAACTCAAAAAGATTTGGAGTTTTATAGTACCAAAGAATTTGAAGATTATTATCGAGTAGCGAGAAATTTTGGAACACGGTCTTTAAATATAGATAATAACTCGGTGTTTTTCTTTGGGTTGTTAAAGTAG
- a CDS encoding Crp/Fnr family transcriptional regulator yields the protein MQQLLKSIQPYIDLTPTEEQLLSNAITIRTLTKNELLLSEGKISDEIYFVTQGCIRLFYNVNGNEKTAFFYTENQFICAGESYTFNIPARENYQAIEPTEVIIFKKNKTDLLLQQLPKFEIIARVATENELITCQKIIASFVTQSPEERYRALSEQQGALFQRVPQQYIASFLGVSPETLSRIKARIFKK from the coding sequence ATGCAACAGTTACTAAAATCAATACAACCATACATTGACCTGACTCCCACTGAAGAGCAATTACTAAGTAACGCCATTACTATACGGACACTAACTAAAAATGAGTTACTTTTATCTGAGGGTAAAATTTCTGATGAAATATACTTTGTAACACAGGGCTGTATTCGTTTGTTTTACAATGTAAATGGCAACGAAAAGACCGCTTTTTTCTATACTGAAAATCAGTTTATTTGCGCTGGCGAAAGCTACACCTTTAACATTCCAGCTCGAGAGAACTATCAAGCTATTGAACCCACAGAAGTAATCATCTTTAAAAAAAATAAAACAGATTTATTATTACAACAACTTCCAAAGTTCGAAATTATAGCAAGAGTTGCTACTGAAAACGAATTGATTACTTGTCAAAAAATAATCGCATCTTTTGTTACCCAATCACCTGAAGAGCGATACAGGGCTTTATCAGAACAACAAGGAGCATTATTTCAACGCGTCCCTCAACAATACATTGCTTCTTTTTTAGGGGTATCTCCAGAAACCTTAAGTCGTATAAAAGCACGTATATTTAAAAAGTAG
- a CDS encoding GTP-binding protein translates to MKKLPVTVLSGFLGAGKTTLLNHILHNKKGLKVAVIVNDMSEVNVDADLVKSEQSLSRTEEKLVEMSNGCICCTLREDLMVEVERLAKEERFDYLLIESTGISEPVPVAQTFSFVDEENGIDLSRFSYVDTMVTVVDAYNFFKDFGSPETLMDRQMTDIEGDYRTIVNLLTDQIEFANVIVINKVDLVPKDTLGVLKASIKKFNPSAKIIESTHGKIAPEEILNTGLFDFEEAEQSAGWIEELKKDEHTPETEEYGISSFVYRSKEPFDPEKFWRYVQHQFPNTIIRSKGLFWLASRPNQALVWGQAGGSLRADSAGVWWSSMPFERRTQFVSYLENRQEIEGSWDSTFGDRKNEIVFIGQSMNEEQIRADLNACLISKNDLVSNDWKRGYGDEWPIEKVY, encoded by the coding sequence ATTAAAAAACTTCCAGTAACTGTTTTAAGTGGTTTTCTTGGAGCAGGAAAAACGACATTGCTTAATCATATTTTACACAATAAAAAAGGGCTAAAGGTAGCAGTGATTGTTAATGATATGAGTGAGGTAAATGTAGATGCAGATTTAGTGAAAAGTGAGCAGTCACTTTCAAGAACAGAAGAGAAGTTGGTGGAAATGAGTAATGGATGTATTTGCTGTACATTGAGGGAGGATCTAATGGTTGAAGTGGAGCGGTTGGCAAAAGAAGAGCGTTTCGACTATTTGTTAATAGAAAGTACAGGAATCAGTGAACCCGTGCCAGTAGCACAAACTTTTAGTTTTGTAGATGAGGAGAACGGAATTGACTTATCGAGGTTTAGTTATGTTGATACGATGGTTACTGTAGTCGACGCCTATAATTTTTTTAAAGATTTTGGAAGTCCTGAAACGTTGATGGATAGACAAATGACAGATATTGAGGGGGATTATCGGACAATTGTAAATTTATTGACTGATCAAATTGAGTTTGCAAATGTAATTGTAATTAATAAAGTAGATTTAGTTCCAAAAGACACGTTGGGAGTGTTGAAAGCATCCATCAAAAAGTTTAACCCATCAGCAAAAATTATTGAGTCAACTCATGGGAAAATAGCACCCGAAGAAATTTTAAATACAGGGCTTTTTGATTTTGAAGAAGCTGAGCAAAGTGCTGGTTGGATTGAAGAGCTAAAAAAAGATGAGCATACCCCGGAAACAGAGGAATATGGGATTAGTTCATTTGTATATAGAAGTAAAGAGCCATTTGATCCAGAAAAATTTTGGCGATATGTTCAACATCAATTTCCCAATACCATAATCAGAAGTAAAGGCTTATTCTGGCTTGCATCTCGCCCTAATCAAGCGCTGGTTTGGGGACAAGCTGGAGGTTCTTTACGAGCCGATAGTGCAGGAGTATGGTGGAGTAGTATGCCTTTTGAACGAAGAACACAGTTTGTTTCGTATTTGGAAAATAGACAAGAGATAGAGGGGAGTTGGGATAGTACCTTTGGTGATCGTAAAAATGAAATTGTATTTATTGGTCAGTCAATGAATGAAGAACAGATTAGAGCTGATTTAAATGCTTGTTTGATCAGTAAAAATGACTTGGTTTCAAATGATTGGAAAAGAGGTTATGGAGACGAATGGCCAATTGAAAAAGTATATTAA
- a CDS encoding nuclear transport factor 2 family protein, which translates to MKYFIILLTLAFSPYTKAQNSEKDLIKKTIDTFFHHFHNKDTTALRSSFHPDNKMQTTGTDQNGNARIKTESVNDFFKSLVSIPDSINIKEQLIDYQIMIDGPMATVWTNYKFYVDGKFSHCGVNNFQLFRDTQKGWLITYLVDTRRRKGCEE; encoded by the coding sequence ATGAAATATTTTATCATTCTCCTAACCCTGGCTTTTAGCCCTTATACAAAAGCTCAAAATTCTGAAAAAGACCTAATAAAAAAGACTATAGACACTTTCTTTCATCACTTTCACAATAAGGACACCACTGCTTTACGCTCAAGTTTTCATCCTGACAACAAAATGCAAACCACGGGAACTGATCAAAATGGAAATGCCAGGATTAAAACTGAAAGTGTAAATGACTTTTTTAAAAGCCTTGTTAGCATCCCAGATTCTATTAACATTAAAGAACAGCTTATTGATTACCAAATCATGATTGATGGCCCAATGGCAACAGTATGGACCAACTATAAATTCTACGTAGATGGAAAATTTAGTCATTGCGGCGTCAACAACTTTCAACTATTTAGAGATACCCAAAAAGGCTGGTTAATTACTTATTTGGTAGACACCAGAAGAAGAAAAGGATGTGAGGAGTAA
- a CDS encoding SDR family oxidoreductase, producing the protein MNTKKVLVAGATGYLGQYLVKELKKRGYWVRVLIRKKSQQELFEDVDDIFIGTITQPATIANITSGIDWVFSTIGITRQKDNLTYMDVDFQGNMNLLSDALQHHVESFQYISAINGHLLRHLKIFEAKEKFVDALQAANIHSSIIRPNGFFSDMQDFLYMAKGGRVYLFGNGNFQLNPIHGEDLATACVNMMESNNTEASIGGPEILSQNDIAKLALTVWDKPIKITYFPNWTRLFLIWTLRTFTSSKTYGPIEFFLTAMANDNIAPQYGSKKLLDFFRNIVAQKNAQPK; encoded by the coding sequence ATGAATACGAAAAAAGTTTTGGTTGCTGGAGCAACTGGTTACCTTGGACAATATTTGGTAAAGGAATTAAAAAAACGAGGGTATTGGGTTCGTGTATTAATCCGTAAAAAATCTCAACAAGAGCTATTTGAGGATGTTGATGATATTTTTATTGGGACAATTACTCAGCCAGCAACTATAGCAAACATTACCTCAGGTATAGACTGGGTGTTTTCAACCATAGGGATTACGAGACAAAAAGACAACCTAACATACATGGATGTAGACTTCCAAGGGAATATGAATTTGCTTTCTGATGCTCTTCAACACCATGTAGAGTCTTTTCAATACATTTCTGCAATTAATGGTCACCTACTCAGGCACCTTAAAATATTTGAAGCAAAAGAAAAGTTTGTTGACGCTTTACAAGCCGCCAACATTCATTCATCTATCATTCGACCTAATGGTTTTTTCTCTGACATGCAAGATTTTCTATACATGGCTAAGGGAGGACGAGTATATCTATTTGGAAATGGCAACTTCCAACTCAACCCCATACATGGTGAAGACTTAGCAACAGCTTGCGTAAATATGATGGAGTCCAACAATACTGAAGCTTCCATAGGAGGTCCAGAAATACTTAGTCAAAATGACATAGCAAAATTAGCTTTAACAGTCTGGGATAAACCAATAAAAATCACATACTTCCCCAATTGGACAAGGTTATTTTTGATTTGGACTTTACGTACCTTTACCTCTTCTAAAACCTATGGCCCTATTGAATTCTTTTTAACTGCCATGGCTAATGACAATATTGCTCCTCAGTACGGCTCTAAAAAACTACTAGACTTTTTTAGGAATATTGTTGCACAAAAAAACGCTCAACCTAAATAG
- a CDS encoding DUF819 family protein produces MGLHLIEKAPLIKNDAVVLGILILILGGIFYSETLSSFQGFYKIIPGLLLCYFIPALFNSLNIISGEYSRLYFVASRYLLPASLVLLCLSIDLKGIAKLGWRALVMFFTGTLGIIIGGPIALLIIASIAPNILGADAGEVWRGLATVAGSWIGGGANQTAMKEIFETPNDIFSKMVVVDVIVANVWMAILLYGTGISNKIDQKLKADSSAINALKNKMETLAKKIAKIPSTTDLMIISAIGLAGTGLAHFGADIIAPLLKESKDFLASIGLSSLTSGFFWLIVLATFIGVGLSFTNLRKYEGAGASKVGSLFLYVLVATIGTHMDIFAIAESPGLFLVGFIWMSIHAILMLLVAKLIKAPFFFVAVGSQANVGGAASAPVVASAFSPSLAPVGVLLAVMGYAVGTGGAWLCAVLMQSIQIGG; encoded by the coding sequence ATGGGGCTACACCTTATCGAAAAAGCTCCTTTAATCAAGAATGATGCTGTAGTTTTAGGTATACTTATTTTAATTTTAGGAGGAATCTTTTACTCTGAAACACTTTCTAGTTTTCAAGGATTTTATAAAATTATCCCAGGACTTTTACTCTGTTATTTTATTCCTGCTTTGTTTAATTCCTTAAACATTATTTCAGGAGAGTATAGTCGATTATACTTTGTTGCTTCTCGTTATTTACTACCTGCTAGTTTAGTTTTATTGTGCTTAAGTATTGATTTAAAAGGTATTGCTAAATTAGGATGGAGAGCCTTGGTCATGTTCTTTACGGGAACACTAGGTATTATCATTGGAGGTCCAATTGCTCTGCTTATTATCGCATCAATAGCTCCTAATATTCTGGGGGCTGATGCTGGAGAAGTCTGGAGAGGCTTAGCAACTGTAGCAGGAAGCTGGATTGGTGGTGGGGCCAACCAAACCGCTATGAAAGAAATATTTGAAACGCCTAATGATATTTTTTCTAAAATGGTAGTGGTAGACGTTATTGTTGCCAATGTTTGGATGGCTATTCTATTATACGGCACAGGTATTTCAAATAAGATTGATCAAAAACTAAAAGCTGATTCTTCGGCAATTAATGCTTTAAAAAACAAGATGGAAACATTAGCAAAAAAAATTGCTAAAATCCCATCTACTACAGACCTAATGATTATTTCCGCTATCGGTTTAGCAGGAACCGGCTTAGCCCATTTTGGAGCCGACATTATTGCTCCGCTACTAAAAGAAAGTAAAGACTTCTTAGCAAGTATTGGCCTTTCTTCTTTAACCAGTGGTTTTTTCTGGTTAATTGTACTTGCCACATTTATTGGGGTTGGCTTATCATTTACTAACCTAAGAAAATACGAGGGTGCAGGAGCTTCTAAAGTTGGTAGTTTATTTCTCTATGTTTTAGTTGCAACCATAGGTACACACATGGATATTTTTGCAATAGCTGAAAGCCCTGGATTATTTTTAGTTGGTTTTATCTGGATGTCTATTCATGCCATTTTAATGTTGCTTGTTGCCAAACTCATTAAAGCTCCTTTCTTCTTTGTTGCCGTTGGTAGCCAAGCCAATGTTGGTGGAGCAGCATCTGCACCAGTTGTCGCTTCTGCTTTTAGTCCATCCTTAGCTCCTGTTGGCGTACTGCTTGCTGTTATGGGTTATGCCGTAGGAACTGGAGGAGCTTGGCTTTGTGCTGTCCTTATGCAAAGCATTCAAATTGGAGGCTAA